A stretch of the Candidatus Poribacteria bacterium genome encodes the following:
- a CDS encoding sigma-54 dependent transcriptional regulator, whose product MKNVLVIDDDEKICWAFEQFLESEGYRPSIANNAEEGLRRIAADKPDVVLLDVKLPGMSGLEALGEIKANHPWVIVVIITAYDDVETTIEAMRLQAFDFVPKPIDLDIVKSVLERAFRTQSVRSTLPVEAADESPTEQSGHRLVGKSSQMREIYKLIGIMASNTMTVLIEGETGTGKDLVARAIHTGSTRKDAPFVPVDCGALPDELLESELFGYEAGAFTDAKKEGKPGRFELANGGTLFLDEVGNMTPTSQMKLLRALQTQEIERLGGTRQLKVDVRVIAATNQELGEMVKRGQFREDLYYRFKRIALHLPPLRERQEDIPLLVTHFLQLIQEELGKPIRGISEEGMKLLQDYSWPGNVRELENCIRSAATLCRADVVLPDDLPPEIRTGQQIDPTGTSYLETSLKSVLQDITKEAITQERRGLYEEVVALLDKALIELVLDEFSGNHSKTAELLGMSRTTLIKKIKQSNNE is encoded by the coding sequence ATGAAAAATGTATTGGTAATTGACGACGACGAAAAAATCTGTTGGGCATTCGAGCAATTCCTGGAGAGCGAAGGCTATCGTCCGAGCATTGCGAATAATGCTGAAGAAGGCTTGCGTCGCATTGCAGCTGATAAGCCGGATGTCGTCTTGCTTGATGTGAAATTACCGGGGATGAGTGGTCTGGAAGCGTTAGGCGAAATTAAAGCCAACCATCCGTGGGTAATTGTGGTTATCATCACGGCTTATGACGATGTGGAAACGACAATAGAAGCAATGCGCCTGCAAGCGTTCGATTTCGTCCCGAAACCGATTGATCTGGATATTGTCAAGAGCGTATTAGAGCGCGCCTTTCGTACACAATCCGTCCGTAGCACTTTGCCTGTGGAAGCAGCAGATGAATCGCCAACAGAGCAGAGCGGGCACCGGTTGGTTGGAAAGAGCAGCCAGATGCGCGAAATCTACAAACTCATCGGTATCATGGCAAGCAATACGATGACTGTTCTGATTGAAGGTGAAACGGGGACGGGTAAAGATCTGGTTGCACGCGCAATTCACACAGGCAGTACCCGGAAGGATGCCCCATTCGTTCCGGTCGATTGCGGTGCCCTACCAGATGAACTCTTGGAGAGCGAGCTATTTGGCTATGAAGCCGGAGCGTTCACAGATGCGAAGAAAGAAGGGAAACCCGGACGATTTGAGTTGGCTAACGGTGGTACGCTTTTCCTTGATGAAGTCGGTAATATGACACCAACATCACAGATGAAATTGCTCCGCGCTTTGCAAACACAAGAAATTGAGCGATTGGGCGGAACCCGGCAGCTTAAAGTGGATGTCCGAGTTATCGCTGCCACGAATCAGGAACTTGGCGAAATGGTGAAGCGAGGGCAGTTTCGCGAGGATCTTTACTACCGTTTCAAACGTATAGCACTCCATCTTCCCCCATTACGGGAGCGTCAAGAGGATATTCCGTTACTCGTTACACATTTCTTGCAACTCATACAGGAAGAACTCGGTAAACCGATCCGCGGCATCTCTGAGGAAGGAATGAAATTGCTGCAAGACTACTCATGGCCCGGCAACGTCCGGGAGTTGGAGAACTGCATCCGAAGCGCAGCGACGCTCTGCCGTGCAGACGTGGTTCTTCCGGACGACCTACCGCCAGAGATCCGAACAGGTCAGCAGATTGATCCTACCGGCACTTCATACTTGGAAACCTCTCTCAAATCCGTTTTACAAGACATTACAAAAGAGGCTATCACACAAGAAAGACGGGGACTTTACGAAGAAGTTGTCGCGTTGTTGGATAAGGCACTCATTGAACTGGTGTTAGATGAATTTTCGGGCAATCACAGCAAGACAGCGGAACTGCTTGGGATGAGTCGGACTACACTCATAAAGAAGATTAAACAGAGCAATAATGAATAA